The Anopheles merus strain MAF chromosome 2L, AmerM5.1, whole genome shotgun sequence genome has a segment encoding these proteins:
- the LOC121591833 gene encoding uncharacterized protein LOC121591833 isoform X1, whose protein sequence is MESVGHHVAVPLRVGGKKMRKRRELDALVAHSLAKGAKGGGRHAASNGVASHDQLLSNSTDEQEDYSWQPKVRTQSRCRTKRFSCLRTCGPLLFVSCIFISLGFMYWLYFDIRQQISQYRIRIEQVSATSQNVPEALQKWHETSKNLEQNQTALNGKLRDMQQVLTNFFSELKQLRETIDKKNENSQEAQLNRLQSSVADLGSNIGDSNSRIGLLETRFDTIQAEQKQLNKTLDDLQKLFGRIQNSTAVSDIIGGDGVAKGMQKTIAELRDQLTGQLNNLAQNVTGELQVLKQKNLWLESDLSNQTKRIEQLFDNTVNISSHVLSVEAVWLEVRNNISGLEADRKIINEQLGALANVTTGLHGTIEKVQEECQQYHSKLDEVRGKLGELQDQIQQNAARKEVSLHRPGEANGTQQASKEDGMPPVLSQFFNEQQTAASSSSTVSARIAPKPTAAPSSLSASTTTITTASSLAKLLYPGTLVQQLPQSTTPQPSSAAAAGQPASVAKAPAADAPASGASSSKQQTGGLFDSAM, encoded by the exons ATGGAATCGGTCGGGCACCACGTGGCGGTACCGTTGCGCGTCGGCGGCAAGAAGATGCGCAAGCGGCGCGAACTGGACGCCCTCGTCGCACACTCGCTGGCGAAGGGTGCGAAGGGTGGTGGCCGTCATGCGGCCAGCAATGGTGTAGCCTCGCACGATCAGCTTCTATCGAACTCGACGGATGAACAGGAGGATTACTCATGG CAACCGAAAGTGCGCACACAGTCCCGGTGCCGGACGAAACGGTTCTCCTGCCTGCGTACCTGCGGGCCGCTGCTGTTCGTGTCCTGCATCTTCATCTCGCTCGGCTTCATGTACTGGCTGTACTTTGACATCCGGCAGCAGATTTCGCAGTATCGCATCCGCATCGAGCAAg TTTCCGCAACTAGTCAAAATGTTCCCGAAGCGCTACAGAAATGGCACGAAACGTCGAAAAACTTGGAGCAAAACCAGACCGCCCTCAACGGGAAGCTGCGAGATATGCAGCAAGTACTCACCAACTTCTTTTCCGAG CTCAAACAACTGCGCGAAACGATCGACAAGAAGAACGAAAACTCCCAAGAGGCACAGCTCAACCGGCTGCAGTCAAGTGTGGCCGATCTGGGGTCGAACATTGGCGATTCGAACTCCCGCATCGGGCTGCTCGAGACGCGCTTCGACACGATACAGGCGGAACAGAAGCAGCTCAACAAAACGCTCGACGATCTGCAG AAACTATTCGGACGCATCCAGAACAGCACCGCCGTGTCGGACATTATCGGAGGGGACGGTGTGGCGAAGGGGATGCAAAAGACGATAGCCGAACTGCGGGATCAGCTGACCGGGCAGCTGAACAATCTCGCCCAGAACGTGACCGGCGAGCTGCAGGTGCTGAAGCAGAAAAATCTCTGGCTCGAGTCGGACCTGAGCAATCAGACGAAGCGCATCGAGCAGCTGTTCGACAACACGGTCAACATTTCCTCGCACGTCCTCTCGGTCGAGGCGGTGTGGCTCGAGGTGCGCAACAACATTAGCGGGCTCGAGGCGGACCGGAAGATCATCAACGAGCAGCTCGGCGCGCTGGCGAACGTTACGACCGGGCTGCACGGTACGATCGAGAAGGTGCAGGAAGAGTGCCAGCAGTACCACAGCAAGCTGGACGAGGTGCGAGGGAAGCTCGGCGAGCTGCAGGACCAGATACAGCAGAACGCGGCACGGAAGGAGGTGTCGCTGCACCGGCCCGGTGAAGCGAACGGAACGCAACAG GCCAGTAAGGAGGATGGTATGCCCCCGGTGCTGTCGCAATTTTTCAACGAACAGCAAACggccgccagcagcagcagcacggtaaGCGCACGCATCGCACCGAAACCGACGGCCGCACCATCATCACTGTCCGCTAGCACAACCACCATTACCACCGCTTCCTCGCTGGCCAAGCTGCTGTATCCGGGTACGCTGGTGCAACAGTTGCCACAGTCCACGACTCCGCAACCTTCctccgccgccgctgccggtcAGCCAGCCAGCGTAGCCAAAGCACCCGCTGCTGACGCTCCAGCAAGTggagcaagcagcagcaaacagcagACGGGCGGGTTGTTCGATTCCGCAATGTAA